aaaaagcatttgacaaaattcaacatacattcatgataaaaactcttaccaaagtgagtatagagggaatatttcTCACcgtaataaaagccacttatgacaaatccatagccaatacaatactcaatggaatGGAGTCTTCCTGCTacaatctgaaacaagacaaggatgcccagtttcactacttttattcaacacagtattggaaccTATACACAGtaatcaaacaaaacaaagaaaaggaatccaaattggaagaggtaaaattgttagtATATGCAAATGATATGGCATAGAAATCCCTAAGGACCCatacaaaaactattcaaactgatcaatgaattcagcaaactAGTAGGATACAagcttaacattcagaaattgataGTATTTCTGagtactaaaaatgaaatattagaaaaggaatatatgaaaaaacaatatcttttgaaattgtaccccccaaaattaaattcccaggaataaacctgaccaagaaggtaaatgacttacatgctgagaactataaaacattaatcaaggaaattaaataggattcaaagaaatggaaagatatcccatgctcttgtattggaagaattaatattgttaaaatgaccatacttaTCAAACCAATCTGCAGATATAATGTGATcactatcaaatcacccatggcatttttcacagaactagaacagataatccaaatatttatatggaaacatgaaagacacagaattgccaaagcaatcctggtcggtggcggcggggcggggggcaggcagaaaacaaagcaggagccctaactctccagacttcagaaaatactgcAGAGCTACAGTAGTCAAATCCATGTgttactggtacaaaaacagacataaggatcaagggaacagagcagagagcccagaaataaactcagacacccatggtcagttaatctttgttaaaggaggtaaaaatataaaaagggaaaagacagtctcttcagcaagtgatacTTTAGAAACTGGatagttgcatgtaaatcaatgaaactagaacacaccctcacaccatgaacaaaaataagctaaaaaattGCTTGAAAACTTAACcataagacaagaaaccataaaactcctagaagagaacataggtaaaacattctgacataaactgtataaatgttttcttaggtcagtttacCAAGGCactgtataaatgttttcttaggtcagtttaccaaggcaatagaaaagaagggacccaatcaaactcacaagcttttgcacaacaaaggaaaccattaaaaaaaaaaaggtgacttaTAGGATTGGATGaaatagttgcaaacgatgcaactgacaagggattaatcttcaaaatgtaaaaattgctcatacaaatcaacaacaaaaaacaaccaaccaaattgaaaatgagcagaagacctacttaggcatttctccaaagaagacatacagatctccagaaggcacatgaaaaaatgttcactatcattaaatattagagaaatgtaaatccaaactacaatgaggtacctcctcacactggtcagaatgaccatcattaataagtctacaaataacgaatgctggagaggctactgagaaaaagagaaccctcttacactgttgatgagaatgtaaactgatgaagacattttggaaaacagtatggagttcctcagaaaactaaatattgaactaccTTCTGACCCAgtaatcctgctcctgggcatatatccagacaacactataatttaaaaagatatattcacccctatgttcattgttgCACTTTTCATGATAACCAAGACacggaaataacctaaatgtccattgacagataagtggattaagaagatgtggtacatacatataatgggaTATTACTTAGCcttataaaaccaaaataatgcaaTTCACAGCAACTTGGATGCAACTAAAAATTATCATAGTAATTGAAgttcagtcagacagagaagggcaaatacctaatgtgatatcacttatatgtggaatctaaaatatggcacaagttaACCTAtctaaaaaatccaaaatatggcacaagttatcctatctacaaaacagaaacagattcacagacatagagaacacatttgtagttgccaagtaggaagggggatggagtgggatgagtttaatagatgtaaaatattacatttataatggacaGACAataaggtcccactgtatagcacagagagctatagccaatctcctgtgatagaccatgatggaaatatatatgcaataaaaGTGTATATACGTATGAgttattttgctgtatagcagatatttacacaacattgtaaatcaactatactttaataaaatattttttaaaatttaatttgtatatcatttgtaattttcccttttttaagcACTTCTCTCCTGACTTCAGTAAGTACCTTAATATTATTTGGAACTCTTTGTTTGATAAGTcacttatttcattttgcttaagtTTGATTCCTTGAAATTTATCTTGTTATTTGCTTAGAAGAAtactttttcttatctttcctaGACTCTCTGTGTTGGTCAGTGCATTACATAAAACAGACTGGCCTGTGTACTAGATGAACATCATCAATCAGCCTAGTGGGAGCTCCCAGTTGCCTCTTAAACCACTGTGATTGTCCAAgctgccatctttttttcttagtggCTCCTAGTAGATTAAGGAGTAACAAGATACCTCAGTGTCCCAAGGGCATGGGAAAGGCCTACATGTCTGTTCAGACTCCCAGTAAGCTGCTAATTGCCTGGCCTTCAGTTCCTTTATATAGGTTAATTGGAAGCCAAACCTCAAGTAGCAGCTGGGATATTCAGGACATTAGTTATGCAGATGAATACTCACCTGTCATGATGAATCCAGGACCTGGATGTTTGGCCTCTGTGATTAGCCAGTGGGAATAGTCTCTGGGAGTGTTTGTGTGCCCAGAGATAACCATGTCCTTGTTTTGAGTGGTCTTTGGTGACTTGTGAATTTCAAACCCCCTCACCTCCCAGCTTAAATGATTTAGAAGCTTGTTACTCAGGAGGCAGCCTTAATAATATTGGTGCTAGATGTGTGGACAAGTGCTTTCTAGGTTGAACCTAGAGATTTACTTTTATTGTTCAAGCAAGGCAGGAAGAGATATAGGGGATGTGCCCATAAGTTCTTTCAGGCTTCCGGGAGACTCTCAGTCTGCTCCCACATATAGGCTGATTAGAAGACAACCTCTCAGATAGCAAACTGTGAACATATGCTGTCAAACCCCTTCCACAGTGTAACTAGGAGATGGACAATTTTGTCTGCTCTTTCTGTACTAAGCCTGGAAAATATAACTGTGGGAGTGCTCATGCACCATTTTATAACTGCTTCCTTTGCTATGCTCCCATGGGGCCTATGAGTACAAGCCCTATTCTCTATCAGAGTTAGGTGATTCAGGGGCCCATCCTTCAGTGGCAGCCATAAAAATTGGAGTACTAGATGTTTGGTGAAACCCTTCACTCCATAGGGATAGTCAAGGAGTTGAGAGTTGATTCCTAAGACAACATGTGCCATAAATGGGCTTCATAGCAAGAGTGCTACTCCTCTTGCATATCCTTTCCTATTCCATTTCTCAGATGTACAGTGTGTAGGAGTCAGTGAAGTAGTTTCTGGATTTTTCTCAGAGAAATTTCATCCATGTGTAGCTGCATACTCAGTGCATCTTTTGGAGGAAGGAAGGTCAGATGCCTCTTATCTGCCATCTGGATGATGTCACTagagataatatattttaaaaattactacttTGCTCTAAATAAACATAACATAATCTTTTATCCATTCCAAGTATATAGCTTAGCGGCATTAcatacattcacactgttgtgcaactaTTCCACCGTCCATCATCAAAAATTATCTTTCCAATCTGAAACTCGGTACCCACTAAGTTATAAATCCCTATTCCTCCTTCCCCCCAGGCCCTGCCAACCACTGTTCTTCTGTTTCTAAGAATTTGACTATTCCAGGTAagtaatataaatggaatcatacaatatttgaccttttgtgtctggctcatCTCATTTAACATAATGGCCCTTAAGTTTCACCTATGTTGTACATATCtgcatttccttcattttcaaggGTGGATAACattacattgtatttatatacattgtttatccattcatctggcaatggatatttgtgttgcttccatcttttggctattgtgaataattctgctaTACGTATTGCTTCAACATCCTGCATTCATTGTTTTGGTATATACTGTTATAtaccaattagaaccctagcctgggaacctccatgtgccatgggagcagcccgaaaaatggaaaaaaaaaaaagaaataggattacCCAAGGATAGGATTACTGAAtcatatgaaaattatatttttaaatacttttttgggGGAAACTGCCATatcattttcaatctttttataaTTCCCACCAATTGTGCATCATAGTttaaatttctccacatcttcaccatcacttaatattttctggtttgtttttttatataagcCATCTCAGTGGGTATGAGGTGATACACTTTTGTGGTTATAAATTGCACTtcactgatgattagtgatgttgaacatctttataTATACCTATTGGCAACTTATTATACAAGTAATATCTATGCAAATAATTTGCCCacttttttggttaatttttgttattgttgggtTATAGAAGTTCTTTAGTGTGAATATTaaatatcagatatataatttgaaaatattaccTTCCATTCTACAAACACCTTTCAAGAGATAGCTCAAAAGAAACAAGTCAGTGTTTTGCTTGCCAGATGTACAGTAACATGAGAGACACATACAGAATTGCCTTTCAACAATATATAAGAATGAAATTGCTGGGAATACACTAACCTCTATGTATGTCATCACTAGATAATGGCAAATTTCTTTCTGACAAACTCACCTACATTGTATAGGATCTCCCACTTGTTTAACTtcctaatacatattttaaaacttcacatTTTGCTGATCTAATGTGTGTGAGattatttcactttaattttcattttcttagttaaTTCATAGTTAATAGAAGAGATTCATATATGTAATGAATGTTTATTACAcacttactgtatgccaggtACTCTTCTAAGGACATGGGATACACTGGTgagtataaaggaaaaaaattgcacttTCAGGATTTACATTCTGgcagggaaacaaaaataaacatatcaaGTAGATTATATAGTATGCTAGATGACATATTATGAAAACTATACAGTAAGGTAATGGAGAGCCTATGAAGGTAATGTATATTCATTGACTTTGATCTATTTGTGAATTGTCTATTCATATACTTTGCCAAGTTTTCTATGgactgtttattttttcattgaatatatttttatctatttaattcattttaactaTCAAAGTTTGTACCCTAATATTTTTTACTCCAAATTTTTCATGATGATTTTTGAAATTAGGggtttgtatgttttaaaataattaagcttatcaaacttttttttcatcACTTGTTCACTTTcttctgttaaaatatatttccatattttcatggtaaaaaaataaatattcactttcaatttattctaaaagttatataaatattaCCTTCCAAATTTAAGTATTAACATTTTTCCATGAggaatttattttgtgtatgttgtaaTAAAGAGATCTAAGGGtattttttttgcaatattaaaacagattaaagaagcactatgtattttttattattttgaatgtcTCACACATTTAGTAGTAGTCATATCATGGTAATTTGATCCTCCATCAGAAGTGTTATGCTTGTAAAACTTTATACAACTTCAAGAATCTTCTACTGGCAGATCCattaattgaataaaatatacGGTCATCATTCACCTTAAATATCACCTCTATTATGATTCAAGTTTCTTAAATGTAAATTTCAATATAGGTCTCTACTCTTTTTCATTGGTATATTTGACCTCTTCTTCAAACTTTAACCACAGACATTACACTGCACAATTTCCAGAATGGTCCTGTTAAAAGACAAAACGAATCATATCCAGCTTCTGCTAGAAATATTCAAATGAGTTTCCACCATACTCACTGTAAAAGTCAAATTCCATTCTGGGAACATAAAAACTCTGAGGCCTCTTTCTCTGGTATCACCATCACCTCTCTGAACTCACTTCCTGAGTATCCTCTATATTTCTCACTCAGCTCCAGGCATGCTGGTATCCTCAGTGTTCCTTGAACATGCTAGGGCTACTCCTGCCTTGGAACCTCAGCAATTGCTGTCCCTCTACCTGGAATGGTCCTAGCACAGACAGCCACAAGGCCACTTCTCTCATTGCCTTCAAGTCTTTACTCAAAAACCATGCTCTCAGTGAGGCCCTCTTTGATTTCACAATCTGTCCTATCCAACATCAGCCTCCTCCCTGGAATTTCAATCCCtcattctttgctttattttttccttcctaacacttaacactttgaaaatactttatattttacttattgtaTCTTGACTACCGTCTGTCTCCCACACTAAAATGAAAGTCCCATGATggtagtattattttatttgtttcttttgtttattacCATATCCTAAGTACCAGTTCCTGGAAGACTGCCTGGCAGAGAGCCCACCTGAAGTAAGTATTGGTAAGATGGAGATAAAGCAAATAGATTTAAAAGCAAATGGGGTCAAAGTGAGCCAAAGGGGGGCTAGGCAGTTTCCTCTGGGTCTAGACCCAAAGCTAGGAATGCAAATACCTCCAGGGGACAACTGAGCATTTTATTAGAATGAAGCAGGCcagctgggggtgtggccaacTTGAGAGCATTCTGAGTCTAAAATGGGCTGAGCCCTTCCTCAGAGCCAGCTGCTTGTATCCTTGTCGGAATGTGGGCCTTAATCcttggatttttgtttctgtgtttgttttcgtttttttttttttttttttttttttcaggtgagcCAGAAATGTGGATTTTTGCCATGTGAAGTCCCCCAAATGTCTAAGtagctaattttaaaatgggaaatggcAGAAACATAATAGGACAGTGGGCTGAAATTGGCCCATGACTGGCCAGCAGGCATTTGCTAGACTAAATTATATGATGTATGAAAGAAAACTTATCCCTGCTATGGTGAAGTGGGCTTGCCTTGTGTAATTCTTGAGGCAAACAGCTCCAGGTCATGTTGGATGGAGAGAATGAACCTGAATTACCACCTTCTTTCAACTCCTGGAAGCTTCctgtctccccctctccctgctaTGCATGGAGTTAAGGGAGCCTGGGCAGTGGGGAGTCATCAAAACTGTTTCTTTGAGGGCAGGGGTATATTTTAGTGAAGTAGGAAATGGGAAAACCAGAGAGAGGGTTTTGAAAGGAACTTCCACAGACAGACTGGGGAAAggcaagaagaagaggaagagaaggacaaagactcATGTGTTGGGACACAGTATCTCTGAGGGAGTTTACTGGGGACAGGAGCACCACACCTTCCCCCCTACCAATCACCTATGTGGCACTACACAGTCAAAGGAGTTAGTTATACTCCTAGCCCAACTGCCCATGCCATTTATCTCACCTGGAAATAGAACTGCACAAACTTCGATCACAGCTCCTCATGTGCTTGAGGCGGGCAAGACTGGTCAGGAAGTACCTATGAAGGGTCAGTAGCCATTGGCTTTGTCGGGGTATAGCCAGAATAGGGCCTCTGAGGGCAGCAGACCTTCAGTTTGCTGAAGCACTGGGTGGAGCCACCTGTGGTTTCAGGCAGCTGCTGAGAGAAGTATGGACAGTCAAGTATTCCCCATGCCATGGAGAGAAACATTAGGCTCAATCCTCTGATGCACCTCTTCCATAAGGAGGCAAGGTATAGCCCAGGAGGAGGAAAAACAGTGAGGGGACTGCTGTACCTGGGTTTagaaagtttccatttttctggATAAAATGCTTTCCAAATGCAAGGTGGCACATCTTTTAAGTTCTGAGAGAAGTGAACCAAGACCTTCAGGTCTGAGATTTACTGCTCTTGGGTCCTCTGGAAAATATGAGCTCCCTGCGTATGGTACACCATGTTAGTGTGTTTAGGCTGAGGCGGGGGTTCTGCTCAGCAGGTGTGGCATGAACTTCTTGAAATAATAAAAGCCTTTTAGGTATAAAATTGACTTCTGCTTAACTCATGGGACATTCCTGTCAGAATGTCCCTCTAGGGAACCTCCAGTCCATCTGGTTTCTTTGACTATTGTCACATCCTTTGGGCACAAAGCCAGAGGGGGCAATTTGGATACTGCCAGGAATCCTACTTTTTCCTAGGTCTTCCCATCTCTCCTGGACCCcactctccatatatatatatatatatatatatatatatatatattttttttttttttttttttctgtattctcaCTCTCTCTGTCAGTCTTTTTTCTTAGaattcctccttcctctgtgtcCTTCCCCTTCTGGCTCCTCACTCACTCATAGGCCACCATTTGAATATCCTTTTAGCCTCTCTCCAGGTCCCTGCCAACTTCATCTTTCTCTCCCTTACTCTGGACCTCTTCTAAGCTTCTTTGTGCCCTTCTCTACCCAATTTATTctgtctgttttcctctaagcccCAGGATCTCACTTTCCTCTGTTATTCTTCATCCCCTCCAGGTTCGGGGGGCCTCCCTGTCTTTTAGGTCACCCTCCCCCTTAGGAGCCTTTCTatttctgccccctccccacctcctcctaaGCAGccacctccccttctcccttcccccacagccCATCTCTAGttctttctctcccccaccccacctccctagACCAGACCAACTAAgtcctatttcatttttagatgACTGATTATGGTACTGGCTGAACTTTATTCGCAGCCTGAATTTACAGCTGTTCCTTCCTTTCATGTCCCATCCACCAAACACACCCAATCTTTTCAACATGATAAATTCCTTACACACAGCATGTCATGTCCAcacaaatttgtatttttcagaaCAAAACAATAGTTATGCTGGCAAAGATGTCGAATTAACAGGGACCCTTAAGCTTTCGATACACTGAAAAGTAACATTATTTTGCATGTCTACAAAGTACACACTTGTTTCCACAAATGTGGCAAAGTTCACCCTAACAGTTAGGACTTTTTCACCAAATCATAGACATAGATATGGAAATCATCATCAAACTTGATGAAATACACAGAAGGTTTGGCTTCCACTTGGTGAATGACCATGCCGATCCGTTTGGAGCCATCTTCTTTGGTATACTCCACATGTTTACCTATCAGGCCATCTACAActcctcctggctccctctcTGCTGGAGGAGACTCACTGGACTCTGGCATGATACGGAGGTCTCCTTCTTTATAATCATCTAGAAGCTGGTACATGTACAAGACAGGATCTTTCTCATAGGTAATATAAAACCAGGCTTTCATGATAGGTGCTTGGGCTAAGACCATTCCTCTCCATTCATCCTTAGAACCATGCTCACCCTCAAACATATGTTCCACAGCTTTACCAATTATGGTATTTGCAAGGTTTGCATCACTGACTTGAGATGATGCCACCCTGTCAGAAAGAATTTTAAGAGACAAAACTCTTTCATCTCTGTGAAGTTCCAGTCCATAGACACAGTCAATTCCATCATATTTCACCAGATAAAGAGAAGGATTTATAGGCACCTGATCCAGAACGGTTCCTTTCCACTGGGTGATGGGCTCATCGCCTTCCTTCCACCCGTGTGAAATTCTGCAGCCCACGATGTTCCTGCGGGGCTGGGACGAAGGTCTGCCTCTCTGCTTCTTTTGGGAGGCTTTTTTCTTCGTCATGTTTGCACACCCAGTGGCCCGTCCTGCAACTGCCCTGGTTTGTTGCCCTTCGGCCTCCTGTGAGTTGGCGGTTTTCATGTCTGCAACGGGAGGAGAGAAGATAA
Above is a genomic segment from Sus scrofa isolate TJ Tabasco breed Duroc chromosome X, Sscrofa11.1, whole genome shotgun sequence containing:
- the SPIN2B gene encoding spindlin-2B isoform X1 gives rise to the protein MGSRMEKGRSIRAYSSNPDMKTANSQEAEGQQTRAVAGRATGCANMTKKKASQKKQRGRPSSQPRRNIVGCRISHGWKEGDEPITQWKGTVLDQVPINPSLYLVKYDGIDCVYGLELHRDERVLSLKILSDRVASSQVSDANLANTIIGKAVEHMFEGEHGSKDEWRGMVLAQAPIMKAWFYITYEKDPVLYMYQLLDDYKEGDLRIMPESSESPPAEREPGGVVDGLIGKHVEYTKEDGSKRIGMVIHQVEAKPSVYFIKFDDDFHIYVYDLVKKS
- the SPIN2B gene encoding spindlin-2B isoform X2, coding for MKTANSQEAEGQQTRAVAGRATGCANMTKKKASQKKQRGRPSSQPRRNIVGCRISHGWKEGDEPITQWKGTVLDQVPINPSLYLVKYDGIDCVYGLELHRDERVLSLKILSDRVASSQVSDANLANTIIGKAVEHMFEGEHGSKDEWRGMVLAQAPIMKAWFYITYEKDPVLYMYQLLDDYKEGDLRIMPESSESPPAEREPGGVVDGLIGKHVEYTKEDGSKRIGMVIHQVEAKPSVYFIKFDDDFHIYVYDLVKKS